Proteins encoded together in one Carya illinoinensis cultivar Pawnee chromosome 3, C.illinoinensisPawnee_v1, whole genome shotgun sequence window:
- the LOC122305016 gene encoding uncharacterized protein LOC122305016 — protein MNRDLFLRIHSAVETHDDYFVQKRDTNGRLGLSSLQKITAAIRMLAYGVTIDLIDEYVRIRESTARLSMKKFVKAIVSIFGGEYLRSPTSNDIARLLEVGQRRGFLGMLGSIDCMYWKWKNCPNAWKCMYSGHVNEPTIILEAIASYDLWIWHTFFGLPGSHNNINVLDRSSIFAALAKSRASLCNYTINGHEYTMRYYLADGIYPSWATLVKTIPTPHEKERKHFAACQDSGRKDVECAFEVLQARFAIVYGPARYFQPEVLKDIMYACIILHNMIVEDERHLYFGANQFNYEANDDTPSEPISHDNIPEFMEFIAQHHRIRDRGTHSQLQADLIEHLWNMHGRA, from the coding sequence ATGAATCGTGATCTTTTTTTACGCATACATTCTGCAGTTGAGACTCATGATGATTATTTTGTCCAAAAGAGAGACACCAATGGTAGGCTTGGATTGTCTTCCCTTCAAAAGATAACCGCGGCAATTAGGATGCTCGCATATGGGGTAACAATAGATCTTATAGATGAGTATGTAAGAATTAGAGAAAGCACTGCACGGTTGAGTATGAAGAAATTTGTAAAGGCAATCGTGTCAATCTTTGGGGGTGAGTACTTGAGGTCTCCAACTAGCAATGATATAGCGAGATTACTAGAAGTTGGACAAAGGCGTGGGTTTTTAGGAATGTTGGGTAGCATTGATTGCATGTACTGGAAATGGAAGAATTGTCCTAATGCTTGGAAATGTATGTACTCTGGTCACGTaaatgaaccaactattattttggaaGCTATTGCCTCTTACGATCTTTGGATATGGCATACTTTTTTTGGTTTGCCTGGGTCTCATAACAACATCAACGTACTCGATCGATCATCTATTTTTGCTGCATTGGCCAAAAGTCGTGCTTCTCTATGCAATTATACTATCAATGGTCATGAATACACAATGAGATATTATCTTGCTGATGGTATATATCCTTCGTGGGCAACATTAGTAAAAACAATTCCTACTCCacatgagaaagagagaaaacacTTTGCTGCTTGCCAGGATTCTGGAAGGAAAGATGTGGAATGTGCATTCGAAGTACTCCAAGCTAGATTTGCAATTGTGTATGGACCTGCAAGGTATTTCCAACCTGAAGTTCTAAAAGATATTATGTACGCATGTATTATCTTGCACAATATGATCGTTGAAGATGAACGTCATCTATATTTCGGAGCTAACCAATTCAATTATGAAGCCAATGATGATACTCCATCCGAGCCAATTTCACACGATAATATACCTGAATTCATGGAGTTCATTGCCCAACATCATCGTATTAGAGATAGAGGCACTCATTCTCAACTCCAAGCCGACCTTATCGAGCACTTATGGAATATGCATGGCCGAGCATAA